The Ignavibacteriales bacterium DNA window TTTTGAGTTTGATCATGCAGATACGGAAAATTAAACTTCTTCATCTTCGCGCGTGCTTTCATATTCTCAAATGAATCTTCCGGATAATTTTCATCCTCATTTGAACTGATCGCAATTAATTGAACATCTTTTGAATAATCTTTTTGTATCTCCATAATCCTATCTTCATAAGCCTGTACATAAGGACAGTGATTACAGCTGAATACTATAACAAGCGCTTTCTTATTGGCAAATGTGTTTAACGAATATTTTTTGCCGTCGGTTGCGGGTAAGTTAAAGTCCGGTGCCAATGAACCGATTTTTAATGTGTCGGTTGCCATAAAATCCTCCGTGTATCTAAAATATTTCTTAAATTATTTTTGAATCAAAGCTAAACTTGTTGAAATTTACTTATGAAAAATAACGGAGTATAATTTGAATTCCAACGAACTCTTTTCTTCACTTTTTAACGATTACGATAATTATCGTGAGAAAAAACTCAATTCGGATTTTATAAGTCATGCACAACTAAAAGAACTTGTTGCGGGAATGCAGAACCAGAATCTTTTCCGTGTTGAAGAATTAGGTGAATCAATAGACGGAAAAGAAATATTTTCTGTTGTCTTCGGTGAAGGGGAAACAAAAATTTTAGCCTGGTCGCAAATGCACGGCGATGAACCAACGGCAACTGCGGCATTGTTCGATCTGTTCAATTTCTTCTCTTCGAAAGATCAGTATGATGATTTAAGAAAAGCTCTTCTAAAGAAAATTACATTTCACTTTATCCCAATGTTAAATCCCGACGGTGCAGAAATGTTTACGCGGGAAAATGCTTATAATATTGATCTCAACCGTGATGCTTTGCGTTTACAATCTTATGAATCAAAAATACTTTGGGACTATGCGGGAAAGCTCGAACCCGAGTTCGGCTTTAATTTACACGATCAAAACAGCTATTACACAGCGGGACGATCAAATAAAGCGTCGGCAATTTCTCTCTTGGCTCCGCCGATGAATCATGTTAAAAGTACAAATTACATCCGAGAAAAGAGCATGCAGGTAATTTGTAAAATTAATGAAGCTCTTTCTTTATTCATTCCTCAAAACATTGCACGGTACAAAGATGATTTTGAACCGCGTGCGTTCGGTGATAATTTTACCAAGAATGATATCAGCACAATTTTAATCGAATCGGGTTACTATAAAAATGATTTCAAAAAAGATTTTGTCCGCAAATTGAATTTCATTGCTTTACTCTCTGCTTTCAATTCAATCGCCGAGAAAGATTATGAAAATATAGATCACAAAAAGTATTTTGATATTCCCGAAAATGAAGAGCTTCTTTTTGATCTGCTTCTAAGAAATCTAACCTTAAACTATAATGGAAGAAATTTTAAGATAGATATCGGAATTAACCGTGAGAAAAAACGAAACAAGGAGTCACAATCATTTTATTATAAAAGTAAAATTGCTGATTTAGGCGACCTTTCAATTTTTTATGGAATTGAGGAACATGATCTCACCGGCTACCAAGTAATTCCAGATAATAAACTTAGTGTTGATGAACCGGCTGATCTGAAAATCTTTATTAAAGGTCAACTAAAAAAAGAAGTAAAGAACGGATTCATGAACGATCCGGTTAAATAACAAATTGCTTCATTATCAAATGGAGAGCTAATTAATTATTTTTAGATAACGATAAATTTTTATTGTTAGAAAGCGACAACAATGCGTGCAATAACAAACACGTTGAATGATCAAGAACTCCAACAGCGTTATTCAGAATTTGAAAAAGAAGCCGTTCCTCATCTCGATGCAGTTTATAACTTCGCTTTAAGGATGACCGGTGATGAAGATGATGCCGACGATCTCGTTCAAGAAACCTATCTAAAAGCTTTCCGCTTCTTCGATAAATTTGAAAAAGGTACAAACTGCAAAGCATGGCTGTTTAGAATTTTA harbors:
- a CDS encoding thioredoxin family protein — encoded protein: MATDTLKIGSLAPDFNLPATDGKKYSLNTFANKKALVIVFSCNHCPYVQAYEDRIMEIQKDYSKDVQLIAISSNEDENYPEDSFENMKARAKMKKFNFPYLHDQTQNIAKAYGATHTPEIFLFDKERKLIFHGKIDDNWQEPQSVKSKYLRNALDELLSGKQISVPETFTIGCTIKWKK
- a CDS encoding M14 family zinc carboxypeptidase, which encodes MNSNELFSSLFNDYDNYREKKLNSDFISHAQLKELVAGMQNQNLFRVEELGESIDGKEIFSVVFGEGETKILAWSQMHGDEPTATAALFDLFNFFSSKDQYDDLRKALLKKITFHFIPMLNPDGAEMFTRENAYNIDLNRDALRLQSYESKILWDYAGKLEPEFGFNLHDQNSYYTAGRSNKASAISLLAPPMNHVKSTNYIREKSMQVICKINEALSLFIPQNIARYKDDFEPRAFGDNFTKNDISTILIESGYYKNDFKKDFVRKLNFIALLSAFNSIAEKDYENIDHKKYFDIPENEELLFDLLLRNLTLNYNGRNFKIDIGINREKKRNKESQSFYYKSKIADLGDLSIFYGIEEHDLTGYQVIPDNKLSVDEPADLKIFIKGQLKKEVKNGFMNDPVK